From a single Loigolactobacillus coryniformis subsp. coryniformis KCTC 3167 = DSM 20001 genomic region:
- the map gene encoding type I methionyl aminopeptidase produces the protein MSLITLKSAREIRGMQKSGAVLAGMHLGLRKIIKPGISSWDIEKFALRYLAENNAKPEEKGFEGYEYATCVSINNEVCHGFPRKDVLLKDGDLVKVDTVVSVDGYMSDSCWAYAVGEVSDEVKHLMAVTKKALYLGIDQAVVGNRVGDIGHAIQTYVEDEQGYGDVREYVGHGIQPTMHESQDVPGYGKAGKGLRLRAGMTITIEPMVNVGDWRCDSSAPDGWTVTTEDGSLSCQYEHTLVITDDGPKILTSQDPEYDAKYLLK, from the coding sequence ATGTCACTCATTACATTAAAATCAGCTCGCGAAATTCGTGGGATGCAAAAATCAGGTGCCGTTTTGGCGGGGATGCACCTTGGCCTACGCAAAATTATCAAGCCGGGTATTTCTAGCTGGGATATTGAAAAATTCGCGCTACGTTATTTGGCTGAAAATAACGCTAAACCAGAGGAAAAGGGTTTTGAAGGCTACGAATACGCCACTTGTGTCAGCATCAATAATGAAGTTTGTCACGGTTTTCCGCGCAAGGATGTCCTGTTGAAAGACGGCGACTTAGTTAAAGTTGATACCGTCGTTTCTGTCGATGGCTATATGTCAGATTCCTGCTGGGCCTACGCGGTCGGCGAAGTCAGTGATGAAGTCAAACATTTGATGGCAGTTACGAAAAAGGCACTTTACCTCGGAATCGATCAAGCCGTCGTCGGCAATCGCGTCGGCGATATTGGCCATGCGATCCAAACTTATGTTGAAGATGAGCAGGGTTACGGCGATGTGCGTGAATACGTAGGGCACGGCATTCAACCAACGATGCACGAATCACAAGATGTTCCCGGTTATGGTAAAGCAGGCAAAGGCTTGCGTTTACGGGCCGGCATGACGATCACCATCGAACCAATGGTTAACGTTGGTGACTGGCGCTGCGATAGCTCTGCGCCCGATGGTTGGACCGTGACCACTGAGGACGGCTCACTTAGCTGCCAATATGAACATACGTTAGTGATCACCGATGATGGTCCGAAAATTTTGACCTCACAGGATCCAGAATACGATGCTAAATATTTACTCAAATAA
- a CDS encoding helix-turn-helix transcriptional regulator, whose product MKKSERLNQELIFLSAKHVFQLHDLMTKFNISKRTALRDIAELETLGLPFYVENGRHGGYHLISQKLLTPIYFNEEEIRAIFFALEALNSLSSTPCEKSYPQIRQKLLATMPVAQQADITKVLDVIHYYNVAPINTPANLASITQAILENKIVTVTYTQYTPETTQLQIYELFYRNGIWFCSAYDLQKKHWGTYRCDYMTELAIDHAHTAAYSQAELSQLQRDYEQHYHDIPFKCRLTAFGKELFLKNNYPNMTLETIDQVPYITGSYNQEELAYMTHYLITFGEHVTIEYPEQLKNSYLQQLQTMIARYQ is encoded by the coding sequence ATGAAAAAATCGGAACGGTTAAATCAAGAACTTATTTTTCTCAGCGCTAAGCATGTCTTTCAATTACACGATCTAATGACCAAATTTAATATTTCCAAACGAACTGCTTTACGTGATATCGCCGAACTGGAAACTTTAGGTCTACCATTTTACGTGGAAAATGGTCGGCATGGTGGCTACCACTTGATCAGTCAGAAATTATTAACGCCGATTTATTTTAATGAAGAAGAGATCCGCGCCATCTTTTTTGCCTTAGAGGCGTTGAATTCACTCTCAAGTACCCCTTGTGAGAAATCATATCCACAGATCCGGCAAAAATTATTGGCGACGATGCCGGTGGCACAACAAGCTGATATCACTAAAGTACTCGACGTGATTCATTATTATAATGTGGCGCCGATCAATACACCGGCGAACTTGGCATCGATCACACAAGCAATTTTGGAAAATAAAATCGTTACTGTGACTTATACGCAATATACGCCGGAAACAACGCAGCTACAGATCTATGAACTCTTTTATCGCAATGGAATTTGGTTCTGCAGTGCCTACGATCTTCAGAAAAAACATTGGGGTACGTATCGCTGCGACTACATGACTGAATTGGCAATTGATCATGCCCATACCGCCGCCTACTCTCAGGCTGAATTAAGTCAGTTACAACGAGATTACGAACAGCACTATCACGATATTCCATTTAAATGCCGCTTGACCGCCTTCGGCAAGGAACTCTTTTTAAAAAATAATTATCCGAACATGACCTTAGAAACGATTGATCAGGTCCCGTATATCACCGGCAGCTATAATCAAGAAGAACTGGCCTACATGACCCACTATCTGATCACCTTTGGCGAGCACGTCACTATCGAATATCCAGAACAACTCAAAAACAGCTATTTGCAGCAATTACAAACAATGATTGCACGCTATCAATAA
- a CDS encoding FMN-dependent NADH-azoreductase → MQTLIINAQPDLTNKAHFSTKLQEMFLTKFAAQFPESTATILNLYDTQIPRIEAAQLLKVWEQGATLSSEEVALAQTSTALLAQFKAHHRIVIVSPLHNFNVTSRLKDYLDNILIARETFKYTDDGSVGLMTDDYKVLLLQASGSIYTNDDRYTSLEFSRFYLQKMFEEIMGFDQFYIARAQGTATLPVKQVLASAAADLDSVFTQFYA, encoded by the coding sequence ATGCAAACATTAATTATTAATGCACAACCAGATTTAACTAATAAAGCCCATTTTTCAACTAAGCTACAGGAAATGTTCTTGACTAAATTTGCGGCACAATTTCCAGAAAGCACAGCGACGATTTTAAATTTATACGATACACAAATTCCGCGGATCGAAGCAGCACAGTTACTCAAGGTTTGGGAGCAAGGTGCTACCTTATCATCAGAAGAAGTCGCATTAGCGCAAACCTCGACCGCATTATTAGCGCAATTTAAGGCCCATCACCGTATTGTGATCGTGTCACCGCTGCATAATTTTAACGTCACCTCACGTTTAAAAGATTATCTCGACAATATTTTGATTGCGCGGGAAACGTTTAAGTACACTGACGATGGGTCAGTCGGCTTAATGACTGATGATTATAAAGTACTGTTATTGCAAGCTAGCGGCTCAATTTACACGAATGATGATCGTTACACGTCACTGGAATTCTCGCGGTTTTATTTACAGAAGATGTTCGAAGAAATCATGGGTTTTGATCAATTCTACATTGCCCGCGCCCAAGGCACCGCTACTTTACCGGTCAAGCAAGTTCTAGCCAGTGCGGCCGCCGATCTCGATTCAGTCTTTACCCAATTTTACGCGTAA
- a CDS encoding FAD:protein FMN transferase has translation MQPIKKSYFALGTLINLTVFAPATVADIEAAYHLIQHYEDVLTVNRPQSEVMTINHAAGRHAVQVSTLTYQLVKTAVKVSQQALGFNAAIGPLVKLWHIGFSDARKPSPEAIAAKLPLIDPQQIVLNDQQQSVWLRQPGMELDLGAIAKGYIADAIRTLWQQRGVAEGIIDLGGNILLVGQQQWRVGIQSPQQQRGHVILRLTTGAAAVVTSGIYERHLQIDGHDYHHMFDSQTGYPIANNLASVTIIAPDSLTADIWTTIAFYQGLSSTKLIAQQPNLAAIYVTKNQQIYLTAGLRAKVELLDTTYQIK, from the coding sequence ATGCAACCAATTAAGAAAAGTTATTTTGCGCTCGGCACCTTGATCAACTTAACTGTTTTTGCGCCGGCAACGGTAGCTGATATTGAAGCGGCTTACCATTTGATCCAACATTATGAAGATGTGCTGACCGTTAATCGGCCACAGTCAGAAGTAATGACGATCAATCATGCCGCCGGTCGGCACGCAGTTCAAGTTTCAACGTTGACCTATCAATTGGTCAAAACAGCGGTCAAGGTCAGTCAACAAGCTTTAGGCTTCAATGCCGCCATCGGTCCGCTAGTTAAATTATGGCACATCGGTTTTAGCGATGCCCGTAAACCTAGTCCAGAAGCGATTGCCGCTAAATTGCCATTGATCGATCCGCAACAAATCGTACTAAATGATCAGCAGCAAAGCGTTTGGCTGCGGCAACCCGGTATGGAACTTGACCTCGGTGCCATCGCCAAAGGCTATATTGCCGATGCGATCCGTACATTATGGCAGCAACGAGGCGTGGCTGAAGGGATTATCGATCTCGGTGGCAATATTCTATTAGTTGGCCAGCAGCAGTGGCGCGTTGGCATTCAATCGCCACAACAGCAACGTGGCCATGTGATCCTACGCTTAACCACTGGGGCCGCGGCGGTGGTCACTTCCGGTATTTATGAGCGTCATCTGCAAATTGACGGTCACGATTATCATCATATGTTCGACAGTCAAACTGGCTACCCGATCGCCAATAATTTAGCTAGCGTGACCATCATTGCCCCAGACTCACTGACCGCTGATATTTGGACGACAATCGCCTTTTACCAAGGCTTAAGCAGTACTAAATTGATCGCACAACAGCCGAATTTAGCCGCTATTTACGTGACTAAAAATCAGCAGATCTATTTAACCGCTGGCTTGCGCGCTAAAGTTGAACTGTTGGATACAACGTATCAAATTAAATAA
- a CDS encoding NAD(P)H-dependent oxidoreductase encodes MKFIGIVGTNADYSTNRILLQYMQKHFGAQHAIEICEINQLPLFNENIVTPTPGSVAQLAAKIDAADGVIIATPEYDHSIPAALKSAIEWLSCKVHPLTHKPVMIVGASYGPQGTSRAQQHLRQILDSPGVGAIVLPGNEFLLGHVKEAFDGDQQLKDAQTISFLEECFTHYLDFARVINHTYRKEAPKLAAKTTWNGAYDVIVIGFGAAGATAARFAADNGAKVLLTDAAPEGHEGGNVRYAGQVVATGSDYDKMLAYYKAMLGPIDLDSDLLQTYVHGMVNMRQYFRDYLDVEPVSYNDTYKNGSRGEVAKGLAPEYPEYEGADTFDLTTVHEGFFDAALWKNLRQHVVDRNQNIDVWLASPAQHLIQDPTTKAIIGVTIKRNGQSVNIQAKNGVVLACGGFETDKQAIQDYLGAPHLAPIGTLYNQGDGIKMAEEIGADMWHMKSYEGLGLLSGMTFATHPGERGKLILAPWPDLYTGSIFVVGDDGSRYFREDEANRHGRLYDHGTWRIPTAQDHPYLIFDQKQYDQFKAAKQLPDPDFFSRVIKADSLADLAAQTQLNPDVLQQTVTEFNSFAKNGVDYSQHRDAATMRAFAAGPYYAVKLESGMLNTQGGPRRNAKAEILNTKQQPIPHLYGAGELGGANANQYAGGSNLAECLIFGKIAGENAAKAKGETTVAPVTTTANVDLGGNDLSSEDSLAGISVGPNQYLGVSEAGIGGQVVVRVTYADDKIQAVEVVKQSESEDVGKAAVEQLPAKMVAANSYDVDAVSGASASSNAIKSAVKNALAKTVHA; translated from the coding sequence ATGAAATTTATTGGTATCGTTGGTACAAATGCGGACTATTCAACCAATCGTATTTTGCTCCAATACATGCAAAAACACTTCGGTGCGCAGCACGCGATCGAAATTTGTGAAATTAATCAATTACCATTATTCAATGAAAATATCGTCACGCCAACACCTGGCAGCGTGGCTCAATTAGCCGCAAAAATTGACGCTGCTGATGGCGTGATCATCGCCACTCCGGAATATGATCATTCTATTCCAGCAGCCCTTAAAAGTGCGATCGAGTGGCTGTCTTGCAAGGTGCACCCACTGACCCATAAACCAGTCATGATCGTCGGTGCCTCGTATGGTCCTCAAGGCACTTCACGGGCGCAGCAACATTTGCGTCAAATTTTAGATTCACCTGGTGTCGGTGCGATCGTCTTACCTGGCAATGAATTCTTACTGGGTCACGTTAAGGAAGCCTTTGACGGCGACCAACAGTTAAAAGACGCCCAAACGATCAGCTTTTTAGAAGAATGTTTCACGCATTATCTTGATTTTGCTCGTGTGATCAATCACACATATCGAAAGGAAGCCCCAAAATTGGCTGCAAAAACAACTTGGAATGGTGCCTATGATGTCATCGTTATTGGTTTCGGTGCTGCTGGTGCAACTGCCGCCCGCTTTGCCGCTGATAACGGTGCGAAAGTCTTATTGACCGATGCCGCTCCAGAAGGTCACGAAGGCGGCAATGTCCGCTACGCTGGCCAAGTCGTTGCTACTGGCTCCGACTACGACAAAATGCTGGCTTACTATAAAGCCATGCTCGGTCCAATTGATTTAGATTCTGACTTATTGCAGACCTACGTTCACGGTATGGTCAATATGCGCCAATACTTCCGCGATTACCTCGATGTTGAACCAGTTAGCTACAACGACACCTACAAAAATGGTTCTCGTGGCGAAGTAGCTAAAGGCTTAGCGCCTGAATATCCGGAATATGAAGGTGCCGATACATTTGATCTAACCACCGTGCACGAAGGTTTCTTCGACGCTGCTTTATGGAAAAACTTACGCCAACACGTTGTTGACCGCAACCAAAATATCGATGTTTGGTTAGCTTCTCCAGCGCAACATTTGATTCAAGATCCAACTACAAAAGCAATCATTGGGGTCACGATCAAGCGTAACGGTCAAAGCGTCAACATACAGGCTAAAAACGGGGTCGTCTTGGCTTGCGGCGGTTTTGAAACTGACAAGCAAGCAATCCAAGATTATTTAGGCGCCCCACATTTGGCACCGATCGGCACTTTGTATAACCAAGGCGACGGCATTAAAATGGCCGAAGAAATTGGCGCTGACATGTGGCATATGAAGAGTTATGAAGGTTTAGGCCTGCTTTCCGGTATGACGTTTGCCACCCATCCCGGCGAACGAGGCAAATTAATTTTAGCGCCTTGGCCTGATCTGTACACCGGCAGTATTTTTGTGGTCGGTGACGATGGTAGTCGTTACTTCCGTGAAGATGAAGCCAACCGCCACGGTCGCTTGTATGATCACGGTACTTGGCGGATCCCAACAGCGCAAGATCATCCTTATTTGATTTTCGATCAAAAACAATATGATCAATTTAAGGCCGCAAAACAATTACCTGATCCTGATTTCTTCAGTCGTGTGATCAAAGCAGATAGCTTGGCTGATTTAGCGGCGCAAACGCAATTGAACCCTGACGTTTTACAACAAACCGTGACTGAATTTAATAGTTTTGCCAAAAATGGTGTTGACTACAGTCAGCATCGTGATGCTGCAACGATGCGGGCTTTCGCTGCTGGTCCATACTATGCTGTTAAATTAGAATCCGGCATGTTGAACACTCAAGGCGGTCCACGGCGCAACGCAAAAGCAGAAATCTTAAACACAAAGCAACAACCAATTCCGCATTTATACGGTGCTGGTGAACTTGGTGGCGCCAACGCTAACCAATACGCCGGTGGCAGTAACTTAGCCGAATGCTTGATCTTCGGTAAAATTGCCGGTGAAAATGCCGCAAAAGCCAAAGGTGAAACGACGGTTGCGCCAGTAACAACAACCGCTAACGTCGATCTTGGCGGCAATGATTTAAGCAGTGAGGATTCATTAGCTGGTATCAGTGTCGGCCCCAACCAATATTTAGGTGTCAGTGAAGCCGGTATTGGTGGCCAAGTGGTTGTTCGTGTCACTTACGCTGACGATAAGATCCAAGCAGTTGAAGTCGTTAAACAAAGTGAAAGTGAAGATGTCGGCAAAGCAGCAGTCGAACAATTACCAGCTAAAATGGTTGCAGCCAATAGCTACGATGTTGATGCGGTTTCTGGTGCCTCAGCTTCCAGCAACGCGATCAAGAGCGCCGTTAAAAATGCCTTAGCTAAAACCGTCCACGCATAA
- a CDS encoding LysR family transcriptional regulator has protein sequence MTPLAKDKQFIAILEMVAKLGNITAAAEALFMTQPAVSKIIQQRENHLETRLIERRHHPLQLTYAGEYYLQRLQHITAQYDSLYHGLATLNEAGHGRLTIGVTQSLGAQILPQLLPQYHATYPNVELRLVEYPSSEVENELANDNLDLYIGVLPVDNHKIHYQLFEREPIYLLVPPSHPAYRKPTKAVTVINDCRDLIDRQPLILENENSGFQRLIAEYLAKNNIDPQIVLRTASLDTGIKLVQHNFTAATFVPYSVWQSHPATAALATYQLATTELQSETVIAYKRDRLLTKQEKAFIDLAVAVGRGV, from the coding sequence ATGACACCATTAGCAAAAGATAAACAGTTTATCGCGATTTTAGAGATGGTGGCTAAATTGGGTAATATTACTGCAGCCGCTGAGGCATTATTTATGACTCAACCAGCCGTCAGCAAAATTATTCAGCAACGGGAAAATCATTTGGAAACGCGCTTGATCGAACGGCGCCATCATCCACTGCAATTGACTTATGCGGGCGAATATTATTTACAACGACTACAGCATATTACTGCTCAATATGATTCACTGTATCATGGCCTGGCCACGCTAAATGAAGCAGGGCACGGGCGTTTGACGATCGGTGTGACCCAGTCATTAGGGGCGCAGATCTTGCCCCAACTATTACCGCAGTACCACGCTACTTACCCCAATGTGGAGTTGCGTTTGGTCGAATATCCTAGCAGTGAAGTAGAAAATGAACTGGCTAATGACAATTTAGATTTATATATCGGCGTTTTACCAGTGGATAATCATAAAATTCACTATCAATTGTTTGAGCGCGAGCCGATTTATTTGCTGGTACCACCTAGCCACCCGGCATACCGTAAGCCCACCAAGGCAGTGACGGTGATCAATGATTGCCGCGATTTAATTGACCGGCAGCCATTAATTTTGGAAAACGAAAATTCAGGCTTTCAACGTTTGATCGCAGAATATTTAGCCAAAAATAATATTGATCCACAAATCGTTTTACGCACGGCCAGTTTGGATACGGGGATCAAATTGGTGCAGCACAACTTCACTGCCGCAACGTTTGTACCGTACTCGGTTTGGCAGAGTCATCCAGCAACAGCAGCATTAGCAACTTATCAATTAGCGACCACGGAGTTACAAAGCGAAACAGTGATCGCTTATAAACGTGACCGCCTGCTGACGAAGCAGGAAAAGGCATTTATCGATTTGGCAGTGGCAGTTGGGCGAGGAGTTTAG
- a CDS encoding NAD(P)-dependent alcohol dehydrogenase, with product MAIDIKYCGICHSDISIVEGIDSIFKRPIVPGHEISGIVSAIGQNVHKFNVGDRVGVGCFVDSCGKCKYCQAGEEQFCEKGVISVFVGDDYAGNQSEGGYSQSIIVKDRFVLSIPDKLDLAEASPLLCAGITTYNPLKRYGIKKGSKVAIVGLGGLGHIATQFANKMGAEVTVIGHSESKANEAKEFGAKAYEILKTPEDFTRLDGQFDFLLSTVAVKLDWNEYFKLLSVKGIACSVGLPIENQEFSLQAMFNRQNTLIVSNVGGIALTQEMLNFAAENDVHPKIEMIGIDDVPAAYERILNSDVHYRFVIDMSTLKK from the coding sequence GTGGCAATTGACATTAAATATTGTGGAATTTGTCACTCAGATATCTCAATCGTTGAAGGAATTGATAGTATCTTTAAGCGCCCAATTGTGCCAGGGCACGAAATATCGGGAATCGTTAGTGCTATTGGCCAAAACGTTCATAAGTTTAATGTTGGCGATCGAGTAGGTGTAGGTTGTTTTGTTGATTCGTGCGGCAAATGTAAATATTGCCAAGCCGGCGAAGAACAATTCTGTGAAAAGGGCGTTATTTCTGTATTTGTTGGCGATGATTATGCTGGTAATCAATCAGAAGGCGGCTACTCTCAATCTATCATTGTTAAAGATCGCTTTGTTTTATCAATTCCCGATAAGCTAGATTTAGCTGAAGCTAGCCCGTTACTTTGTGCTGGTATCACAACATATAATCCTTTAAAACGTTATGGTATAAAGAAAGGATCTAAAGTGGCGATTGTTGGTTTAGGCGGATTAGGTCATATCGCTACCCAGTTTGCTAATAAGATGGGTGCGGAGGTTACAGTGATTGGACACTCAGAATCAAAAGCCAACGAAGCAAAAGAATTTGGCGCTAAAGCGTATGAGATACTAAAAACGCCAGAAGATTTCACTCGCTTGGATGGTCAATTTGATTTTCTTCTTAGTACAGTTGCGGTTAAGCTAGACTGGAATGAGTATTTTAAATTATTGAGCGTTAAAGGCATTGCTTGCAGTGTTGGCTTGCCTATCGAAAACCAAGAATTTAGTTTACAAGCGATGTTTAATCGGCAGAATACGTTAATCGTATCGAATGTTGGCGGGATCGCGTTGACGCAAGAAATGTTAAATTTTGCAGCGGAAAATGATGTTCATCCTAAAATAGAAATGATCGGTATTGATGATGTACCAGCCGCATATGAACGCATTCTGAATAGTGATGTTCACTATCGGTTCGTTATAGATATGAGTACTTTGAAGAAATGA
- a CDS encoding ISL3 family transposase — translation MDPVDNNIKFALSIKDPNVVFYKYNYQVIKAKRAKVYIATVKFDQKHCANCGFCELSHNGHYVSRVTYLAANASEPVYLELHKERVICRNCKASFMATSDVVDKYCCISRATRQKVFMSLQDDRTQASIAIDAGISASTVCRYLDNYDDLFRRNLNYLPVHLAMDEFRGIGGRLHFICINGAGEHEIQQILPDRFKQSITDYFKQFPASVRARVKTVTVDLNSYYQDIAKAMFPQAKIVIDRFHIVAMMTRAFNQTRVQTMKKYNKRSYEYRTLKFAWRLYLKYAGNLDEEHVFYDRHLRKQLTQLERVEQGLTINEELKASYESMQSIMENLKNQDKDKLVEDLYTNQNISPYMKAVFQTFKKNLVVVLNASESDYTNGPVEGMNRMIKQIQRTAFGFRNYHHMISRIKLRQMRTKPMKKQS, via the coding sequence ATGGACCCTGTAGATAATAATATAAAATTTGCGCTCAGTATTAAAGACCCAAATGTAGTTTTTTACAAATATAACTATCAAGTGATTAAAGCTAAGCGCGCAAAAGTATATATAGCCACGGTTAAGTTCGACCAGAAACATTGCGCTAACTGTGGCTTTTGCGAGCTAAGTCATAATGGACACTACGTATCACGCGTGACCTATCTGGCAGCGAATGCGAGTGAACCAGTTTATTTAGAACTCCATAAAGAACGCGTCATTTGTCGTAATTGTAAAGCGTCGTTTATGGCTACTTCTGATGTGGTAGACAAGTACTGTTGTATCTCCCGAGCCACGCGTCAGAAAGTGTTTATGAGTCTACAAGACGACCGCACTCAAGCTAGCATTGCGATCGATGCCGGCATATCAGCTAGCACTGTCTGTCGTTACTTAGACAACTATGATGACTTATTTCGCAGAAATCTTAACTATCTACCGGTTCATCTCGCCATGGATGAATTTAGAGGAATTGGTGGTCGGCTCCATTTCATCTGTATTAATGGCGCTGGTGAGCATGAAATTCAACAAATTCTGCCAGACCGATTCAAGCAAAGTATTACTGATTATTTTAAACAATTTCCAGCAAGTGTTCGAGCACGTGTCAAAACAGTTACCGTAGATCTAAATAGTTACTATCAAGACATTGCCAAGGCAATGTTTCCGCAGGCAAAAATTGTGATCGACCGCTTTCACATCGTTGCAATGATGACTCGGGCTTTTAATCAAACTCGGGTGCAAACCATGAAAAAGTACAATAAAAGATCCTATGAATATCGCACGTTAAAGTTCGCCTGGCGGCTTTATTTGAAGTATGCCGGAAATCTAGATGAGGAACATGTCTTTTATGACCGACACCTGCGAAAACAACTCACACAACTAGAACGTGTAGAACAAGGACTGACAATTAACGAAGAACTTAAAGCATCGTACGAGTCGATGCAAAGCATCATGGAAAACCTTAAGAATCAAGACAAAGACAAGCTTGTGGAAGATCTATATACAAATCAAAATATAAGTCCCTACATGAAAGCAGTGTTTCAAACGTTCAAAAAGAACTTAGTGGTTGTACTCAACGCCAGTGAATCGGACTATACGAATGGCCCAGTCGAAGGCATGAATCGAATGATTAAACAAATTCAACGTACAGCATTTGGATTCCGTAATTACCATCATATGATTTCACGTATTAAGTTACGGCAAATGAGAACAAAACCAATGAAAAAACAGAGTTGA